The sequence AAACTCAGATCGCCCAGCACGCACAGCACCTTCTCGTCGCCAGTAACAATCGAGCAGCCTGCAGCTGTAGATAGTGAGCCCTCGATACCATTCACACCACGGTTACAGAACACATAGTGCTTGGCATAGAGATTGGCAAAACGGATAGGACTACTATTACCATAATGGATATAGCGATAGATGGCCTTGCCCAGTTTATCCTCCAGATACTTGACAGCAGCCATCTGCGAATACTCGGGTTCGAACTTCATGGCACGATAGGCTGCCAGTCGGGTGGCCTGATCCCATCGGGCCTTAAAGGTAGCAGTAGAACTGATGGCCTTGAACTTGATGGCGTTCACCAGATCCTCGATCACATCGGCAGGACTACCCTCGATCACACCATACAACTGCATAGAGGTATCGTGAATGCTACCATCCTCGGTAACAGCCCAGATATGACAATCCTTCAGGCCACGCAACCACTTTTTAAAGCGCTTGCTAACTAGTGTATCGCCTAAGTAAAGCACAAAGTCGGGCTGGTAAGCGGGGTTGTCGCCCAACACATGTATCACCTCATCGAAATTGGTACCACCCTTACCTACACTCAGTGCCTCGTGTACCACCACAGCACACTGTGAGAGCATGAACAGCTCCTGAGGAATCAAGTCTTCGGTAGACATCTGACCAATAACCACCATAGGTTTCTTGGCCTCGGCAAACTGGCCTGCGCACTCCAACGATATCAAAGCCGCATTGCTACGTGGTGTAAGTAGCTGAATAACACGCTCCTGAGGAAGTTCTTCGACATTATACTCGAACAGGGGCTCTGAGATGGGCACATTGATATGTACAGGACCACAACCATGGTGGCGGGTCTCGTTCATGGCCTCGTTAACCAGGCGGTTACAGTACCAATGCAACTCATCGTTATACTCCTCGGGCAGGTTCACAGCCTTTTTCACAAAGCGCCCCAAGGCATCGGGCTGAGGTAGCGTCTGACCATCCAACTGATCGATCCACTGTGCAGGACGATCGGCTGAAATCACCACCAATGGCATGTGCTGATAATAAGCCTCGGCCACAGCTGGGGCCACATTCAGCAAAGCCGTACCACTGGTTACGCATACGGCTACGGGGCGATGAACCACCTGTGCGATACCTAAGGCATAGAATCCTGCACTACGTTCATCAGTTACAGGATAGCACTCGATATCAGGGCACTCGTTCAGGTTATGAACAATAGCCGAGTTACGACTACCAGGACAAACTACTGCGTATCTAACTCCATGCGCTACCAACAAACTTGTCAGTATGTTTACGTTCTGCTTACTGCTGTACATATAATAGCTTTTTCATTGTTTCCATTTTCGCTTCAGTTTCCAACCACTCCTGCTCTTCGACGCTGTCTTTCAACAGTCCGCCGCCAGCGTAGAGATGACACACATCGCCATCGATGTTCATACATCTTAGCGACACATAGAGATGGGTATCCTCCAGTGCAACAGGTCCCATAAACCCACTGTAATATCGACGTGGGGTATGCTCGTTCTTTACTATAAACTTAAAGGCCTCGCGCTTAGGCAGTCCACACACGGCAGGTGTAGGATGCAAGGCCTGTAACAAATCGCCAATTTTATTGTTGTCGGCCAACTTAAAGGTAAAGTCGCTACGCAGGTGTACCAGGTTAGCGGCTCGTACAGTGCGAGGACCCTCCTCACGGAAATCACCCGTAAACAGCTCCAGGCACTCGGTGATATAGGTGGCCACAATGCGCTGCTCCTGAATATTCTTGGTACTCCAGGTAAGTGTTTCGCCTTCGCCATCCAGCTGGTCGCCCTCCAGTTTCATGGTTCCTGCCAAGGCGATGGTTCGCCAATCGGCACCATGCCCATCCAGCAGGATCTCTGGGGTAGCAGTTAACCAGCACCCACTCTTCTCAGTATCCACCAGTGCGATGAACAGACGGGGGTAAAGCTGGCAGGCACGATAGAACAGGTCGATAGGTTTTACACCATTGGGCATCTGCTCATCGGCACAGCGTGCCAACACTATCTTGCGGAACTTATCTGCCTCTAACTGCGAGTGATAGTTAGCAAAGTCAACCTTATAATAATTCGACATATCGCTTGGCAACCTGTTTTTTCCATCATCAGCAGTTAGTTGCTCGTTGCTCAAAGCAATCATCTCTGTTTTTCCTTGTATCAAAACCACGGGCTGGTCGGCCTTCACCTCGAAGGGGGCCACTACAAAACCCTGTTTACCATTCAACTCTGTCAGCGAATGCAATTCCATGGGCTCACCCACCGATTGGGTAATCAGTGTGGCGTGGTCTTCATGGGGTAATCTGTAAATAGCGTATGCTGACATTATTTCTTCTGCTTAATAACATAGTTAGTAACTCGCACATTTGATATCAGATCGCCTGCCGTGTCCTTGATATCCACATTCCACACATGCAGCGTCTTTCCCTTGTGCAACATCTTTGCGAAGGCAGTTACCGTGTCGCCTTCAACCACAGCTTTCACATGACTCCCAGTAACCTCGATGCCCACACAGGCGCATCCAGGACAGAGAGCCGACGATGCCACCCCGGCCACATTCTCGGCCAGAGCCAACGAAGCGCCACCACTCAAAAAGCCGAATGGCTGGCGATTTCGCTCATCAACTTTCATTTTCGCCAAACAAGTATCAACCTCGGGAGTAGAAATAAATTCCATCCCGAGGGCTGTACTTAAATTCGGCTTTGCGTTAATAATCTCTACTATCTTCTCTACGTTCACTCTGAATTTTTTAATTCTTAAATTTTTGAATTTTTACATTTTATTTAAACAGCGAGTACTCTGGTACACTCCAGGCCAGGGCACTGGCACCAAGCACATCGCGTTCTCTATCTTCAAGTTTCGAAACAAGCATCTTAACCTTGCCTCGCAAATTGCCAAACACATGCTCCTCGAACGACTTGCACGTTGGGTCTAACAACCACTTGCCAGCATGCGAGATACCACCTGTAAGGATGATAGCCTCAGGATCCACAAGCGATGCGTAGTTGGCTAATCCCAGACCTAACATCTCACCTGTACGACGGTACACCTCGATAGCCATCTCGTCGCCCTGGTCGCAGCACTCCTTGATGGTACGTGGTGATAGCTTCTCAAGATTACGCATGATTGTAGGCGCCTCACTCTCAGCCATCAGTTCCTTGGCGGTATTGATAATACCAGCAGCACCGACATACGACTCCAAGCAGCCAGTATGACCACAACCACAAGCACGACCGTTCTTCACGACACAGGTGTGACCAAACTCACCGGCATAGCCATTATGTCCGATATGGTCGTCGCCTGCCGTGAAGAAACAGCTGCCTATACCCACACCCAGACTGAGAATAATGAAATTCTTCATACCATGGGCACAACCAAAGGTATACTCGCCAAGAGCCGATACGTGGGCATCGTTCGACAAACCTACAGCCAATCCAATGCGGTCGCGCAGCATAGCACTCAGAGGTACGATACCTTTCCAAGGCAGGTTGGCTGCGTTCTCGATACAGCCCGAAACCGAGCTGGCACTGGGCGAACTAACACCAATGGAACGAATGGTTTCGTAACCGCCATTAGCCTCAACCAGATTCACAATCTTATCGCTCAAGGCAGTCACAAAGTTGTTCACATCCGAATAGCCGCATGTAAGGAACGATTCCTCGGCAATAATATTACCGCGGATATCCACAATGGCATAGGTGGTCAGTTCATTACTGATGTCGACACCTACAACTTTCGTTTTAATCTTATACTCCTCCATAGATATAGGTCTAGTTATTATTTAAACAACGAATATTCCTTCACATCCCATGCCAGAGCGCTGGCGCCAAGCACATCACGCTCACCTTCCTTGAGAATCGACACCAGGATACGGGTCTT is a genomic window of Xylanibacter ruminicola 23 containing:
- a CDS encoding ROK family protein; translation: MEEYKIKTKVVGVDISNELTTYAIVDIRGNIIAEESFLTCGYSDVNNFVTALSDKIVNLVEANGGYETIRSIGVSSPSASSVSGCIENAANLPWKGIVPLSAMLRDRIGLAVGLSNDAHVSALGEYTFGCAHGMKNFIILSLGVGIGSCFFTAGDDHIGHNGYAGEFGHTCVVKNGRACGCGHTGCLESYVGAAGIINTAKELMAESEAPTIMRNLEKLSPRTIKECCDQGDEMAIEVYRRTGEMLGLGLANYASLVDPEAIILTGGISHAGKWLLDPTCKSFEEHVFGNLRGKVKMLVSKLEDRERDVLGASALAWSVPEYSLFK
- the menD gene encoding 2-succinyl-5-enolpyruvyl-6-hydroxy-3-cyclohexene-1-carboxylic-acid synthase, with the protein product MYSSKQNVNILTSLLVAHGVRYAVVCPGSRNSAIVHNLNECPDIECYPVTDERSAGFYALGIAQVVHRPVAVCVTSGTALLNVAPAVAEAYYQHMPLVVISADRPAQWIDQLDGQTLPQPDALGRFVKKAVNLPEEYNDELHWYCNRLVNEAMNETRHHGCGPVHINVPISEPLFEYNVEELPQERVIQLLTPRSNAALISLECAGQFAEAKKPMVVIGQMSTEDLIPQELFMLSQCAVVVHEALSVGKGGTNFDEVIHVLGDNPAYQPDFVLYLGDTLVSKRFKKWLRGLKDCHIWAVTEDGSIHDTSMQLYGVIEGSPADVIEDLVNAIKFKAISSTATFKARWDQATRLAAYRAMKFEPEYSQMAAVKYLEDKLGKAIYRYIHYGNSSPIRFANLYAKHYVFCNRGVNGIEGSLSTAAGCSIVTGDEKVLCVLGDLSFFYDQNALWNQNLNGNLHIIVLNNGKGGIFNMLKGLEQSPVRDSFISGAHHTTAQGICKQNNIRYMKATNMEEMQQCVDNLLNKKSTRPVLLEIFTDADEDERVAKTYYQILKNEKLANDKRV
- a CDS encoding PaaI family thioesterase, with protein sequence MNVEKIVEIINAKPNLSTALGMEFISTPEVDTCLAKMKVDERNRQPFGFLSGGASLALAENVAGVASSALCPGCACVGIEVTGSHVKAVVEGDTVTAFAKMLHKGKTLHVWNVDIKDTAGDLISNVRVTNYVIKQKK
- a CDS encoding isochorismate synthase produces the protein MSAYAIYRLPHEDHATLITQSVGEPMELHSLTELNGKQGFVVAPFEVKADQPVVLIQGKTEMIALSNEQLTADDGKNRLPSDMSNYYKVDFANYHSQLEADKFRKIVLARCADEQMPNGVKPIDLFYRACQLYPRLFIALVDTEKSGCWLTATPEILLDGHGADWRTIALAGTMKLEGDQLDGEGETLTWSTKNIQEQRIVATYITECLELFTGDFREEGPRTVRAANLVHLRSDFTFKLADNNKIGDLLQALHPTPAVCGLPKREAFKFIVKNEHTPRRYYSGFMGPVALEDTHLYVSLRCMNIDGDVCHLYAGGGLLKDSVEEQEWLETEAKMETMKKLLYVQQ